A single Zootoca vivipara chromosome 1, rZooViv1.1, whole genome shotgun sequence DNA region contains:
- the COMMD9 gene encoding COMM domain-containing protein 9 has protein sequence MKEGSMAAVGEEEFAALQILLKASSKDVVRQLCQECFSSSASGSDKLIENTCSSLSVTPNEASQLIRSLHNLTRHTVYHGLTPPEEILTLFPEGFHQNLKNLLTKIILENASAWRNEAQASQISLPRLVDLDWRVDIKTSSDSISRMAVPTCLLQLKIQEDAALCGNDFTTSALTVELNKQTLDTMLDGLGRIRDQLSAVANK, from the exons ATGAAAGAAGGAAGTATGGCTGCAGTGGGCGAGGAGGAGTTCGCGGCGCTTCAGATCTTGTTGAAA GCTTCATCGAAGGATGTAGTTCGGCAGTTATGCCAGGAGTGCTTTTCTAGCTCTGCAAGTGGTTCTGACAAACTGATCGAGAACACGTGTTCCAGTCTCTCGGTTACCCCAAATGAAGCAAGTCAG CTGATCCGATCTTTGCACAATCTTACAAGACACACAGTCTATCATGGCCTGACACCACCAGAAGAAATTCTCACCCTCTTTCCAGAAGGATTCCACCAGAATCTAAAAAACCTCTTGACCAAGATAATCCTGGAAAATGC CTCTGCCTGGAGAAATGAAGCACAAGCCAGTCAAA TTTCCCTGCCCCGGCTTGTGGATCTGGACTGGAGGGTAGATATCAAGACCTCCTCGGACAGTATCAGCAGAATGGCtgtccctacctgcctgctgcAGCTGAAG attcAGGAAGATGCTGCCTTGTGTGGGAATGACTTCACAACCTCAGCATTGACAGTAGAGTTGAATAAGCAAACATTGGACACTATGTTAGATGGCCTGGGAAGGATACGGGACCAGCTTTCTGCcgttgcaaataaataa